The nucleotide sequence GGCAGGGGTGGACCCTGACTGGTGGTTTTCCCACTACATCTTAGCTGACTgcagttatttcctttttttccccttttctttaatgtttatttatttattttgagcggtggggagaggctgagagagagactcccaagcaggacCACTGCTTGGAGCAGAGACGCctaaggcggggcttgaacccacgaaccatgacatcgtgacctgagctgaaatcaagaatctcaACCAActgatgctcagccaactgagcctcccaggcgcccctccggttcttttctgtctttgctgACACCATTCCCAGAGTGGAGCTCTGCtgggttttcttccctttttggctcccttccccacccacatCATCTCTGTTTATGGCATTTCCTGTCACTTTGGTTCTCTTCCAGAGAGAAGTAGAGATCCTGATGTTCCTCAGTGCCATTGTGATGATGAAAAACCGCAGATCTAGTAAGTGTAGCCTGCACCTCAGCTTCTCGAGGTGGGACTAATGCCCTCTGGTCGTGCTTTCATTCTTCTTATGCGAGGGGCATGATTTGGTGAAGGAGTCCCACATTCCGCGCCAAGGCTGAATTTGATCTTGAACTTTtatcctctcccccctctcccaatCCAAAGTACCACAGGAAGAGAGACAAACGGGATATAGGAGTATGCAGCCCAGCCTGACCTGTGACATCTTTGTGTTTCAGTCACTGTGGAGCAACATATAGGCAACATCTTCATGTTTAGTAAAGTGGCCAATGCAATTCTTTTCTTCCGTCTGGATATTCGCATGGGCCTGCTTTACATCACACTTTGCATAGGTAAGGAGATTGGTTGTGGGACCCGAGTTCCGACCCCAAACATACCCTTCTTCTGTATGTTGTACCTCATGAACTACGTGTGTGGCTCAGGTGAGAAGAATCTACGGAAACTTTAGGAAGAGAGAAACATGTCCATGGTCTGTGTGTGTCCACAAAGTGTATTCTTTGGTGCCTGAAATCTTCGAGTCGGTTTGCAAGTAAATCCCCTGCTGAAGGCCTTATATGTTTCCTCTGACATCTTTTTTCTGGTTAGTGTTCCTGATGACGTGCAAGCCCCCCCTGTATATGGGCCCTGAGTACATCAAGTACTTCAATGACAAAACCATTGATGTGAGTGCTCTTTCCTGTTTCTTGGGTCCCTCGTGGGTGACCTTGTATCTCTGTGCTTTTTCCTCGCTAGGAGGAGTAACGGTGCTTCAGAATGGAAGTCAAGGGCCCTGCGGTTCATTACCAGAGCTAGGGAGCggtgcagggagagggaaagccaGGGGGAGGAATCAGACCCGGGAGCCCGTGTGGTCCAGCTCACTGTTTCTTCCCTGTGTGTGGCAGGAAGAGCTGGAGCGGGACAGGAGGGTCACCTGGATCGTGGAGTTCTTTGCCAATTGGTCTAATGACTGCCAGTCGTTTGCTCCTATCTATGCTGACCTCTCCCTCAAGTGAGTACcgcagagggtgggggaggaagggaactGAGGTGCCACACTCTCCCTCTCATTGTTTTTGGCCTTGATTTTTGCACATTGCAAccgaagcctttttttttttttttttttttaagttaactcatttattttgagagagaaagcatgcacacatgcaagtAGGGGACAAGCAAgagatgggggggagagagagggaatcccatgcaggctccgcaCGGTGGCATaaagcccgatggggggctcgaactcacaaactgagagatcatgacctgagcagagaccaagagtcagttactcaacccactgagcgagccacccaggtgccccagctaacggcgtttctccccccaccccaaatatgTGGACTTCTTCCCTTGATCCATTCCCTTCTTTcactatgttaaataatgtatttttctcaGGTACAACTGTACAGGGCTAAATTTTGGGAAGGTGGACGTTGGACGCTACACTGATGTTAGTACACGGTATGTAAAGGCCTGGACAGAGGGTCTGAGCAATAAATCACTTTAAGTGACGTAGACAGATGCATTTACAGAGTACTTTCTGGGCCCTGTAGGTACAAAGTGAGCACGTCGCCCCTTACCAAGCAACTCCCTACTCTGATCCTATTCCAAGGTGGCAAGGAGGTCATGCGGCGGCCCCAGATTGACAAAAAAGGACGAGCTGTCTCTTGGACCTTCTCTGAGGTATCTGAAAGAGTGAGCGAACGGTTTGGAGAAGGGTGTGGAACAGTGGTAGGCTTTGGAGCTCCACTCTgattcctggctctgccacatgCCCCctagttttgagagagggcactCATTACCAGATTTAATTCATGAATTTATTCAGCAAATTTGTTGTGCTTCTCCCATGTGCCAGAATTGCTAGTACTGGGGAACCGTTATTAGTTACGATTCAGTCTCAAAGGCCCTCGTACCCAGTCTGTAGGCCTGTGGATCACAGGGTTGTTTCGTAGAGTACATTACAAGTGTAGCTGTAATTCTTGGTACAGTGATGGTCGCATAACAG is from Neofelis nebulosa isolate mNeoNeb1 chromosome 10, mNeoNeb1.pri, whole genome shotgun sequence and encodes:
- the TMX2 gene encoding thioredoxin-related transmembrane protein 2 isoform X2 — protein: MAVLAPLIALVYSVPRLSRWLARPYYLLSALLSAAFLLVRKLPPLCNSLPTQREDGNPCDFDWREVEILMFLSAIVMMKNRRSITVEQHIGNIFMFSKVANAILFFRLDIRMGLLYITLCIVFLMTCKPPLYMGPEYIKYFNDKTIDEELERDRRVTWIVEFFANWSNDCQSFAPIYADLSLKYNCTGLNFGKVDVGRYTDVQSEHVAPYQATPYSDPIPRWQGGHAAAPD
- the TMX2 gene encoding thioredoxin-related transmembrane protein 2 isoform X1, with translation MAVLAPLIALVYSVPRLSRWLARPYYLLSALLSAAFLLVRKLPPLCNSLPTQREDGNPCDFDWREVEILMFLSAIVMMKNRRSITVEQHIGNIFMFSKVANAILFFRLDIRMGLLYITLCIVFLMTCKPPLYMGPEYIKYFNDKTIDEELERDRRVTWIVEFFANWSNDCQSFAPIYADLSLKYNCTGLNFGKVDVGRYTDVSTRYKVSTSPLTKQLPTLILFQGGKEVMRRPQIDKKGRAVSWTFSEENVIREFNLNELYQRAKKLSKAGDHIPEEQPVAPTTTEVPEGESKKDK